The sequence gagggaggatctcatagagacttataaaattctaacaggactagacagcgtagatgcagggaggatattcacgatggtggaggagtctagaaccaggggtcacagtctgaggattcaggctagaccatttaggacggagatgagggacatttcttcacccaaagagtggtgagcctatggaattcattaccacaggaagtagttgatgccaaaacattgaatgtattcaagaggcggctggatatagtggcgaatgggatcaaagattatggggagaaagcagtattaggctattgagttggatgatcagccatgatctgaatgaatggcggagcaggcttgaagggccaaatggcctcctccttctcctatctACTATGTTTCTAGCTACCTTGTgagtcctgtaagaattttataggtttctgtgagatcTATCTCACCACCAGCTCTGTCAACCTTTCACTGCCTCTGATTTGTCATGCTGCTTGTCCCATATCTAGTACTGAattagcagaaatttcctccaaaatAAAATATAGGGAAGAccgaagccattgtcttcaggcTCTGCTACAAACTCCGTTCCCTGGTGACCGACTGCATCCCTCACCCCAGACACAGTGTCTGGCTGACCAGACTGTTTGTAGCCTGTGTGAACCAGAGATGAGCTTCTGAATCTGTGTCATTTTTGTTATGGTGTTGCACTGAATGATCTTTCTTCAATTACAGCTCAGAATTTGTATTCTCTCCTCCCAGTTTGACGTGTTGGGGGTCTGCGCTGGTATAAAAGTACCATCAAAACCACATGATGTATTCAAAAGTGCAGTTTATTATGTTTTACAACAAACCTTTTGATTATCTCCAAGTTAAAAATATTAAGACATATtctgaaaaaaaaccccaaaTAATATACAACAGATATTGCAGGGTAACATTGAAAACTCCTCTCAAACAACTTTATACAATGATGAGAACGACATTACACACACTCATTTTCAATAATATTGATAAggacaaatagaacatagaacattacagcgcagtacaggcccttcggccctcgatgtggcgccgacctgtgaaaccaatctaaagcccatctaacctacactattccaatatcatccatatgtttatccaatgaccatttaaatgcccttaatgttggcgagtccactactgctgcaggcagggcattccacgcccttgccactctctgagtgaagaacctacctctgacatctgtcctatatctatcacccctcaatttaaagctatgtcccctcatgctagctatcaccacccgaggaaaaaggctctcactatccaccctatctagtcctctgatcatcttgtatgcctctattaagtcacctcttaaccttcttctctccaacgaaaacaacctcaagtccctcagcctttcctcataagacctccccaccataccaggcaacatcctggtaaatctcctctgcaccctttccaatgcttccgcatccttcctataatgcggcgaccagaactggacgcaatactccaagtgcggccgcaccagagttttgtacagctgcaacatgacctcctggctccgaaactcaatccctctaccaataaaagctaacgctccgtacgccttcttaacaaccctatcaacctgggtgccaacttgcagggatctatgcacatggacaccgcgatctctctgttcatccacactaccaagtatcttaccattagcccagtactctgtaatcctgttcctccttccaaagtgaatcacctcacacttttccgcattgaactccatttgccacctctcagcccagctctgcagcttatctatgtccctctgtaacctgcaacaaccttctgcactgtccacaactccactgactttagtgtcatccgcaaatttacaaacccatccttctacgccctcatccaggtcatttataaaaatgacaaacagcagtggccccaaaacagatctttgcggtacaccactagtaactgaactccaggatgaacatttcccatcaaccaccaccctctgatccaaactgctaaatcaccctcaatcccatgcgtccgtattttctgcaatagcttaccgtggggaaccttatcaaacgctttactgaaataatCTCAgtaaatagatagatttttatgTATAACAAGTCTCAACCACAGTTGTGTTGCCATCCCTCTCTTTTCCTATTTTAGTCGGGAGCTGCATTTTCCTCGGCCGACCTTCCAtctcaggctgggtgagaaatGTGCAGTGTAGCGAATTCCCGAGACCTTCCGTGGAGAGCTCAGAGTCAGACGAAAGAAAGCCACACTCCCTTTCTATGGCACTGACCACCATAAAGCTGTTAAGTGTACAGGTCCCATTTTGAGAAGCCAGGGAAAAGGCAAGTATGGAAGGTAAATGTCTGGGATGgatttggtggggggggcgggtttgGGGTGCTGTGAGAGATCAGTCAAGCAAGTTGggtggtgaatgggggggggggtgttgagagGATTGTCAGGGGAGTGtaggacagtcggggttagaaggTGGGTGTAGTTAGGGGGTGGGGGATAGTTGGGATCTGGGGGGATGTTGGGGAAATGGGGACGTTACTCAGGGGGTTCCCATTGTGGAGGAGTCTCAATACTATCATTACTCAGTAGTTAGAAGTGGTCTTAGTTCTTCCAGTTTTTCTTGGGTAACTATTCCTGGCCTTGCATAGGGATTTCcaggggaccccccccccccaccccgtgaatGGAAATTATGGGCCAATATTAACAATtgtaccatagaaaccctacagtgcagaaaaaggccattcggcccatcgagtctgcaccgacaacaatcccacccaggccctatccccgtatccctacatatttacctgttaatccctctaaccctcatatttacccgctaatccctctaatctacgcatcctgggacactaaggggcaatttagcttggccaatcaacctaacccgcacatctttggactgtgggaggaaaccggagcacccggaggaaacccacgcagacacgaggagaatgtgcaaactccgcacagacagtgacccgagctgggaatcgaacccaggtccctggagctgtgaagcagcagtgctaaccactgtgctaccgtgctgaccactatgctaccgtgtacACCATAATATTTTTTATATTCATATTTAAATTAACAAAATCTGCTTTGCTGTTTGATACTATATATTTTTATATTATTAATAATAATACttttttgagtattgctgaagaaAGGATatcatgttgaagcttttcatcttgcactcatcaggacagacacaagaatgctaaatttcaaagggCGCAACAATATACACTGCATTTAAAAAGGGGTGCAAGTGGGctggcaaatcatagaatccctacagtgcagaaggaggtcattcagcccatcgagtctgcaccgactctccaacagagcagtttacccagaccctatccctgtaaccccacatatccattctgctaatccccctaacctgcacatcttgggacaccaaagggcaatttagcatggccaatccacctagcctgtacatctttggactatgggaggaaacagagcacccggaggaaacctccccttccccacccccacacacacacacgaagaatgtgcaaacctgGGTAAGGTacgtcaatgcagacttgacgggcgactggccttcttctgcactgtagggattctatgatattttggCTCAGTCAGTGCTGTCTTCATCTTTCAATGATTTCAGGGATAGATCCTTCAAGGAATCATGGAATTGAATTTTTCAGATTGGTAATTAGAACGCTCTCTATCTTCATCCATTGGAGGTGGGAGCTCTACTGAGAATCAGGGACGCCCAGTACACAAGGGGGAGACCAGGATTAAATCCTGAACCAGAAGCAACAGGAGTTAGGCCATTTTCAGATTGGAATGTGGTCAGTTTCAGGTATTGGACGTATCTGTTACTTTAAAAGCCGTACAGGGTCACATGTTAAAGTGCCTGAAACACAACCCATTTCAGTCGACGATTGTGCTTCACAGTCATGCAATTTGTCTTCTGCTCCAAGGGGAAGGAGTGTTTTGTCTCGTTGCTTAAATCTGTGTCTCATCACGAATAAGCTTGTGTTACAACTTCAGTTTAGCTTTGATCCCTAACCTCTTCATCATTTGCAGGACcagaatttaaattaaaaatcctccattggtGGGTTGGCTAATTGCCCAGAGCGACAAACCAGTAAGACTGGTACCAGGGGAAAACCAACTTAACGTGGATTTTGGTCACCAATTTCAACTGGTATCAGAGCTCTCAAAGCCACAACACTGGTAATGTATGGTTTCCCACCCAGTTAAGACTGGtataggcaagtggagattgtaggCTTTGAATCAtggctttgggcggcacggtagcacagtggttagcactgctgcttcacagctccagagacctgggttcgattcccgccttgggtcactgtctgtgtggagtttgcacattctcctcgtgtctgcgtgggtttcctccgggtgctccggtttcctcccacagtccaaagatgtgcgggttaggttgattggccatgctaaaattgccccttagtgtcctgagatgcataggttagagggattagcgggtaaatatgtagggatatgggggtagggcctgggtgggattgtggtcggtgcagacttgatgggccagatggcctctttctgcactgtagggtttctgtgatttctatgattgtatgaatgcTCTCCTCACTGCTTCATTATGCTGGTCATAAGTGCTtcctttttttgttgtttttactttatttttttcttattttattttgatttattttgtgtTACATTATTTATGATCAGTCAGATTTCAATATCATGATGATGCTGTTATCTGTGAGTTGAGACTGTCCCGGTTCTGTGGGTGCAGGTACTGAGGCTGAAACATATTGAGGCAGAGGAATGCTTTAGGTTTGAAACATTatctttattaatgaaacagtgaTAGAAGATTCTCAGTCATCAGTCTTAACTGACACACATCCACTATTTTCTTATCCTATTTAAGCAATGGAATGATTGAACTCAGAGCCTTGATGGTGTCAGGATTAAGTTGTTCCCTGCTCACTCTTCGAGTATTCGGAGTGGGGAGGTGTTAAACCTCAACAATGCACAAGTGACACTTAATTCAACCCATTTTGAATGCTCCCAAGTAACTGGATGCCTCATCAACATCTACTAAAGAGACGTTTGACACACTCACAAAGATTTTATCACCGCTGAGTAGATTGAAGACCCCTCCTTGATAGACTGAATACAAGTTATGGTTACCTGAGCACCAAGTGCTGGCACCCCTCAGGATCAAAGTTGGCTTTGGGTATTTGGCCATCTTCCTGTAGACGTACTGAATCAGCTGATACTCTCTTGTGCTCATGGGATGGTCTGCATGATATCGGAATAAAATCTGGGCATAAATATAATACAGGCCTTGGTGCTTGATTCTCAAGGATCCTTGGCTGTAGCGCATCTCTCTGAGATGTGCCAGTCCCACCTTCTCTTCCCAAGATGTTATGAGGGTCCCTTTCAACCCAGGAAAGCTGGTCTGGAGATCTGAATGATAAGACAAGGCAGAAGATTTGAAAGAGACCATTTAACAGGAAGGCATGGCCCGATCTGCTTCGTCCCTCCCCAGCACATTCCACCACCACTTATATTAATCTATTGTTCAGGCAAATTAGAAAATTTTGTAACAAAACATGATGTGACGCTCTCAGTGAGTAAGTGGAGAGAGAATTTATATGAATGTTATTGAGGAAGGGATTGATTGAAAAGAGCATTCCATATTGTGGTTTTATTCTTTAATATGGAAATTTGTGAGAAAGTGAAATTTTAGCAGTAACTTGGTGCTGACTTTGTGATAATTGTAGAACAGAGTGATAATGAGACAGTGAGAATTCAAATAGTGTGTGGCTAGTTATGGAAGTGCTACATCCTAGCTGGAGATGGAAAAGGTGAGGAAGAATTCAGATAGAGCGTTGTTTCAGGTATGGAGAGTGAAGATCCTGGAGGAGAAGTTAATGATGGTTGAGAGGGTTTAGAATAGAGGAGATGCAAAAAGCAACGCCTCATTCAGGGCAGGAATTGTCAACTTTACTTCCAACTATTGATACGAAAAGTTTTCCAGCAAACGAGAGACGGccgagaggggcagggggagctaTACCAGGAATGCATAAATTATACAGAAGTGGGAGGCAGCAGTGACCTGGTGACCAAGGTTTGTAGGGCGGGGTTGCGGGGAAGTCAAAGATTCATAAGGCTTGGGGAGGATAAAGGGTAGCATTAAGAAATAAATGAGCGTCATCTATAGAGAAAGGTGGCCAAGAGGAGGGGATAGCTGCAGTTGATGTTTCCACGCTTgtggagaaccaggctgaatatagcaGGTTTGGAGGGGAAGTGAAaaaacaaagggcgggattttctgggacCCACCTgatgtcaatggacttttggcttgtCCATCATATTTATCGTCCCATCCACGACGATTCCCACagtgggcaggaccagaagatttagGCCAGAGTGTGAAAAGAGACTAGTAATTTACGAAAAGGGAATCCCAAAATGttctataggcatataaataaGAAGTGGTAAAAGGAGGGCTGAATAGGGAACAAAAAGGGGGATTTATGCACAGAGCCGGGGTAGTAAATCTGTCTTcatcaaggaagaagatgctgcacAGATCATGGTGAAATTCAGACATTTGAaagatttaaaattgataagggggAGGAATTGGGTCGGCTGTCTAGAGTTAAGAGTTGAtaaggaaccaggaccagatgagatgcatccaaggatattgagggAAGTGAAAGTGGCAATTGCAGAGTAATTGGCTATCATTATCCAGTCTTACTTAGACTCAGGGGGTGAtgatgccagaggattggagaattataCATCTTACACCCATATTCAAAAAGTTGTACAGGCAGTCCTTGACTCAACATTTGAGTTATGACAAACAGCACTGTGGTAGCATGGCTCCTTTAAGGGACGAGCCATCGTGGGCCACATGATCCGGTGGGCCTATTGCAGCGGAGCATGTGTGGAGCAGGCTGTCCCCTATTTGGAACCCGATGTACTCTATGTCCCATTAATACAGCTTAGGATACTGTTctgttcaatgatttatgcacatatacacccaggtccttctgtccTTTAGAATTAcaccctttattttgtattgtctctctgtgttcttcctatcaatatgaatcacttcacatttctctatgtaaatttcatctgccacttatccacccattccacttacttgtctatgtccttttggagTTCTACATTATCCTTATCATAGTTCACATATTTTTGGGCTTATCTGCAAATGTTAAAACTGTTCCCTGTACATcaaggtctagatcattaatatatatcatgaaGAGCAACGATCTCAAAGTTAACCGCTGGGAAACTCCACTTGAAACTTTCAACCCAGAAAATATCCATTAACcgttactctgtttcctgtcactcagccaatgacCTAGACATTGGTGTAAGAGTCCACTTGGTGTAAGGTTTAAAATCCCTTTATATGGAGGGACCTCCTGGCTGCTGAATGTAGTTTGAGTTGTGTGAGATTAACTGACGGTGTTCACTCAAGTGTTGTAGGAAATGATCAATTGATAATGCAACGTGCAGAGAGTTGTATAATCTCAGCTGGATAATAACAATGATGTCAATTGGGTTATTTTAAAATACGATAGACACCTTATTAATCCGAGGATTATGAGGATTTTAGACCTCAATGCACAAATGACTGTATCAAGTCAAAGTTACACGTTTACTGGCAGATAGGAAGGAAATTTTTCCCCttagagggatcaataacctGGGGTATGGCAAGGGACAGAagcttagaggggatttgaggaaaagctttttcacccagaggagggtgggggtctggaatgcgctgcctgaaagggtggtaaaggcaggaaccctcacgacatttaagaagcagttagatgagcacttgaatcgCCATAGCAAACAAGGCcaaagaccaagtgctggaaaatgggattagaatagataggtacttgatggctggcacagacatggtgggccgaagggcctctttttgtgttgTAAGCCTCTGTAACTCTGTGACCATCTGCCTCCTTTGCACACATATGCTGCTGTTTCTAACAGGCCCTCATCAAAACGGCATTAGACACTGTCCATATCAGAACTGTACATGTATGGTGCAGATGGCATTTTACATCAAaaacagcatctgcagcattgaaAAGAGACAACTATGAAGCCAAATTCTGCAACTACAAACTCCACTTGGTACCTCCCTATTATGTGAAGCTCAGATCAGGAAGTGGACGGAGAGGCAGATGATGGAGGGGGAGACGGCAGAGGAGGTGGGGTTGCCAATCTTCTAGGTTTGCCCTGGAGTCTCCAGAAATTAACACTTACGAGTAATCCTGGAAAACGATTCTCCCAATGTTGGAAAGATTCTGTCCTTTGAACACTTTGATCCACTCATTGTAACAATATTGCAGATGAAACAGAATAGGCTGTTTGTCAGTGACCATGTCTAAATAGGATTGATGAACTCCTGTTCCAGATACTATTGAATGGAAGGACACACACAACATAccgtggggtggcatggtagcacagtggttagcactgctgcttcacagctccagggacctgggttcgattcccagcttgggtcactgtctgtgtggagtttgcacgttctccccatgtctgcatgggtttcctccgggtgctccggtttcctcccgccgtccaaagatgtgagggttaggttgattggctgtgctaaaaatgccccttagtgtcctgagatgagtaggttagagggattagcaggtggatatgggggtagggcctgggtgggattgtggtcggtgcagactcaatgggccgaatggcctctttctgcactgtagggtttctatgatttcatttctTGTCTAACAACAAGCTGAATATGTTGGAAGATGTTTCAAAGGGAAAATGAAATAGCCCTAGTTTGCATGTAAAAGGGAGGTGGGTTAAATTCCTGCTTCAGCTGTAGTCTCAAGGATTGAACGGGATTCTACTTTATTAATGCTAAATGGAACTTACCAGAGGGATTTTTGGTTGGTTTCTTTACAGTGAGATGAGCATAGGGAGTCAGCCCTGAATTCTTCCTCTTGCGGTTGGACGCTTTCGACAAATCTGAAAAGCAAATGTGTTGCAAGTGAAAACTGCCGACAATAATCCGCTCGTCTGTAGGATCTGAACATGCCAACACTCTCGGCCTAAAGTCAGGATGTGATATACAGCAGGAAGGTCCAACTCTACAGTCTTGGGAGGAGACAAATGAGAGGAAATCTTCCAAAGATATCCAAGGCACTGAGGGCAACTGAACAGTTAATCCAGAGCAATGTGCATGAACCCAAGGCAGGAGAAGTGGGAGGCCAAGGGCACACAGGTAGAAGCTGAGTAGAAGGGTTGATATCAGGAAGCTCTTCCTCACGCTGAAGGGGTAAAATATGAAGTGGTCACAAGATACGAATGGAACTGGAAACTCTGGAGTCTTCTGATAGGCTGTGGAGAATTTGATCATTTTTAATGGGGTGGCAAttctgcctcaaagtgccagggacacgggttcaattctggccttgggtgactgtatggagtttgcaagttctccctgtgtctgtgtgggattcctccaggtattCCATTTTtatccccacagtccaaagacgtacaggttaagtggattggccatgctaaattgccccttaatgtctaatgatgtgtggggtaaatgtgtgaggttacagggatagggcagaggtgggccgaatggcctccttctgcactggaggtttctaagattctatgaccaAGTGACTTCCGTTATCTTGACCTATCTTCATGAGTATCTGGAGATTTATGAAGGTTAGGCTCCGCCTTTCCTTCATCAAAAGCAAAAAAGCAGTTTGGACCAGTAATCTTATTTTTACATGGAGG is a genomic window of Mustelus asterias chromosome 17, sMusAst1.hap1.1, whole genome shotgun sequence containing:
- the LOC144506130 gene encoding tumor necrosis factor ligand superfamily member 11-like, producing MPDREPELASRGSPAPRICALLAPVLCVSFLQLALTIGFICYAQNQWLQKDVGGISEFLECLRLLCNDNISKPECSELKIQKISESCLQPLKGLKQPLNQVAHSAAGKQQHRDLSKASNRKRKNSGLTPYAHLTVKKPTKNPSDLQTSFPGLKGTLITSWEEKVGLAHLREMRYSQGSLRIKHQGLYYIYAQILFRYHADHPMSTREYQLIQYVYRKMAKYPKPTLILRGASTWCSGNHNLYSVYQGGVFNLLSGDKIFVSVSNVSLVDVDEASSYLGAFKMG